In the Pseudoalteromonas sp. A25 genome, GTGTTAGCAAAATGTGCTGTAAATGCAGGCGCACTGGTATTGGCCCCAGCCACTTGTTTGACATAAGCGCGCATCTGGGTTTTAAACTGCGCTTGGCCCAGTGCTAACTCTGCCATTTCTAGCACCGAGCGGCCCTTGGTATATGCAAGCTGACCTATAGCCTCGTTATCACCTCGGTACTTTACTTCACTGCGCAGTGCTCTGGCGCTGTGCTTGTCGTCAAAAAATGCCGACGACTGAGGATTAAATGCACAGCCCATTGCCTGCGGATAAAGGGCTTGCATTGCTTTAGCGGCAAAAAATTCAGCGAATGATTCGTTCATCCAGTAGTCGTTATACCAATTCATGGTGATATCGTTGCCAAACCACATATGCACCACTTCATGTGCAATTAGCTTTCTGAATCGACACATCGCAAAACCATCAGCATCCAGCTCTGGGATCTGATGATTGTTCAGAGCAATTAAACCCACGTTTTCCATCGCTGCAAGACCGTTAATGGGAGCGACAAAAAAGTCTAGTTTGCTGTAGGGGAATGGATACTGTAGGTACCGCTCCATAAACGTTATGGTATTGCTCACCAATTCACTCATATCAGTGGGCAAGTTAAGTGCCGTGTTTTTTGGCGCATACACAACAGAGTTAAATGGGGTGTCTTTAAGTTCAACAGAATGAAACTCTCCCACCGCTAATGCCAGCACGTCGGTATATATTTTATGGCTCGGCGCAAAGCGCACTATTTTGCGCTCCCCCTGCACGAGGCTAGAAACCACTGGGGTGTTGTGCAATGCGTCATATTGTTTTGGGATATCAACACTAAACTCAAAGCGGGTTTTCTTGTCTGGCGCGTCAAAACCTGGGAATACGGTACGCGCTTCCATCTCTTGCAGTTGTGAAAAAACATAAGGTGAACCGCTTTGCTGGTCCGCTACAAACAGGCCCATGGTGTTTTGTGAAATCTCACCCTCATAGCGAATAGTCAATTGCGCTTTGCCTGTTATTGGCTTAGCCAATTGATGCGTCACAATATCAAATTCATTAGGCTTTGCGATATTCAAAGTGTGCGTTTGCCCTTGATGTGTGAGCTTCACTGATTTAATTGTTAGTGCTCTGGCGTGGTAAGACACGGTGGTTGTGCTTTGCAGATAGTTGATGTCTAGGGTTGTTTGGCCTTTAAATGTCTTTTGCTCAGGGGAGAGTGTTAAGTTAACACTTTGATATTCTAAGATATCATTACTTGGTAAGCGATATGCCTGCACCTTAATTGAAAAACACACTATGAGTGTGACCATTAGTGCGGTTAATAAACGGCTTTGCATTGCTACACCTTCCCTAGTTAACTTGTTGTTTTAATCATTATCAAGCCGTATTTTATACACGGTTCCTTGGGATTGGCTATCACAAAAACAAAAAGCGAGGCACTTGCGCAGCCTCGCTAATCTATTCGTTTAAAGTGCTTTTTAACAGGAAGTTAAAGGCCTTTGGCGTATTGCAGTACCGTTTTTGTTGGTATACCAAAAGCAAGTACTTTACTGTTTTGCGACCAATACTTTCTATTGAGCGCTTCTTTTACTGATTCATAGCGCTGGGGTTGTGCTAAATCATTAAAACTTGCCACCATAGATGAGATACCCGTTACACAGTTTTTATTTGTATTAAACATGGCCCCTCCCGAAAACCCACCTTGCATGTTTCTATGCAACAATACAAAATTTACCGGCTCGTCTAGCATGCTATTTGGTTCAGCTCCGTTTTGTGCCGCTTTTATATTAAAGCTATCAGTCATACGAGGCCTATCAGTAATACCAGATAATGTGCCCGATGCTGTCGACACTTTGGCTGCGCCTGTTAGCTTCATCATCGTTACTTTATCGCCAAGTTGTTGCTTATCACACCAAATTGGCACCGCTTTACTAGGAAGTGTATGCTTACTTAGTTTTATATAAGCTAAGTCTTTTTCTGGTGAACGCATTATCAATTTAGCCGTCACAGGCTTTGAAAGCCGGCCTAAATCACCCATTTGTACATTAACACCTTGACCGACTTCTAAATCTCTTACCACATGATCCGCTGTAACAATGAGTTGCTCTGTAATGGGTACACCCATGCCACTTGTTATGTTTGAGTCTTTCGCCTTGTAGCTGATCCTTACTTGATACCCTGCTAACTCTGATTCCTGTTTAGTGTGTAGCTCGTTTGAGTTATTAAGATAAGCAATGGCCAGCTCTTTACCTTGATACACTCGGCTGCTCCCACAAGAAGAAAGAGCAATTACCATGCTGAGTAGCAACCACTTTATGCCATTTTTTTTAGAAAATGCTGGATTACAACTTATTGATGATACTGCTTCTTTTGCTGAATAGGCCATGAGTTCATTCCGTGCTAACCAAGTTTAGTATTGATAACAGCAGCCCAAAAACCTGCTACTGTCGCGCTAGTGACTATTAATATGGCACAAAACACAAAAAATTAACATAGAAATTTACTCATATCGGGTCCATATGTATTTATTTTGTTAACTCAAGTGAGCTAAAAGGTAAACTTAATAGCAAGATAGGAGTAGTTTGAGAAAATTTCATCATCATAAAGTTGATACAACTATTGGCTTTTTTAGAGTTGCGGATTGGTACTATACCCTCTGCATTAATACGCAATATTGCATATCTCCAATTTAACTAAATAGAGCACCACATCACTTGGAAAAACTCAATAATTATTGGAACCAAAAGAATATAAAGAGGATACGAGACGCCGTGCTTATTTACACAAATAGATAATGATAAAAACTCGCATTTAAGAATTTGCAAGTATAAAAGGATAAGCGCTCAGGGCATTATCTAAAAGCAAGCGCGAAAAGGTGAAATAAACGACCGACTGCTATTGAAGCCTATTTCACCAGCAAAACGCAGCTAATTAAACTGCTACAGGTACGAGAACTCGGGTCTGTGAATGCGATGTAAATAAATCATTGCATTATATTTATTGTATTTAAGCTGACTCTCTTTGCTCTTCAATATCAACAGGTTCAAACTGCTCGATAAACGAAAGGAAGTTAGGTTGTCCGAACAGCATCATGATATCAAGTAACTGACATGCTGTTAGTTCAGTTTTACCTGACTCCCAATTAGAAATCGTGGCTTGGTCTACTGGCGTTACTAAGCTTTTACCTAATTGCGCCTGAGTTAACTTCATTTCACGACGCAATCTGCGGATCGTCGCAGGAATATACTGCCTAGCAGCCATCGTTTGCGCTTTACGCACACGTTCATTTCTTCGTATCGTATTCATTACATATCCGTATTCGGTAATGGTTAGCGTTTTGCCCGCTGCAACTGTATTTGCTTATTCAGCAAACTAACTAAACGCTTAACGGTCCTAACTTTTTGTGAAGGTGATGAAACAAATCACAAAGCATTCCACCAGCTCACGCCCCTTTAATCACCACAAATAGACAAGTCGTTTTAATTCATGTAGCCTATCTGGGTCAACTGGTAAAATAATTGATCGGATTGGGTCATATGTCAAATACTTTTGCAACAAGATTAAAACAACTGCGAATTTCTGTAGATGAATCTCAAATAAACTTTGCGGAGATGTTAGAGATCCCAGTACCATCATATCGAAAGTATGAGAAAGGTGAGCGAGAGCCAACACTTTCGGTTATCAGCAAGTTTTTTGAACACCCTAAAACAAAAGCATTTGCACACTGGTTAATCACCGGCGAGAACCACCCCAATGCGACCACAAACACCCCAATAAGCGACGAATTCTTTACCCCTACACTCTCAGAAGAAGAGTTTGAAAAGCAATTCATTAGTAAAACAAAAGAAACACTACTATTCCTTTGCCATCTGGGATGGTTTAAATCAACCAAAACAGCAAATTTTGAAACCAGTGGAAAGTTACTTTTGAGAGACTTGAAACCAATGTTAAGCGGCTCATTTAAAAAAGCAAAAAGCGCGTAAAATCTGCGTTTATAAGTAACCGTTTAAAGGCGATATGCCTGAACTACAGGGTTGTCACATCTGCTTACCCTTTGAGCTATTTTCAGACGTAAATAGGTTTTTAGCACTCCATCAAAAATTTAATAGTCTACTCTCAAATTATGCGATTAGGGTATCAACCCACGGCCGCAAGCCCCTGTATCAAGATTCGAAAAATAGAGAAAGAAGATATGTGCGAAGATTATACTTCGCACCAAATACTATTGAAACTCACGACATCTGTAATCCAATACCAAATTTAACCGCGCTTTCTAGTCACAATAAGACCAACTAACATCATCAACGAGATAAACATAGAGCCACCCGACGATGATGAAGGCTTACTTGGCTCTGGATCTGGGTCAGTAGGTACGGCGTCTATTAAAGTATTCTCTTTAGGCGTTAAGGCCTGAGCCGAATTTGGGGCATCGTCTATAACAGTAATTGCGTTTACAGTAATAAAGTTATTGCCAGCAGGCTGAGTATCTTTGTCTGTACACTGACTAGCACTAAAGTCAACCAATGGCGTACTACCACACAAAGGGATTTGTGCGATTTTATCAACAATCTCCATGCCATTATCGACCACTTGACCGAATACTGTAAAACCGCCATTTTGCACATCTAAATTAGCGCTGTTGTCACTCAAGTTAAAAAACCACTGATTAGTTGCACTGTCTTTTTGACCACTTTGCTTAGCCATAGCAATCGTACCACGAACATTTGATAACTCGGGTTCGTTCACAACTGGTGCGTTGGTTTGTACAGCATTTAACGGGATTTTTCCGTCATAATAAAAACCACCGCCTTGAACTACGAAGTTAGTTTCAACACGATGAATGACGGTTCCTTGGTAGCTGTCGTTATTCACATAGCTAAGAAAGTTCTCCACTGTTTTTGGCGTTATCTCGTCAAATAAATTGACTTTAAAAGTGCCTTGAGATGTTTGGAACTCTACGATGGTGGCTTGAGCAGCAAAGCTACCCAAAAGCGAAGCCATTAGCGCTGCGCATTTCATTTTTTTATTCATGTTTAGTCTCGACCTAACGTCTGCTAGTTAACTTATTGTTATTTAAAATTCAACTGTTGATTGTATAACAACAAGCGGCATTTCTCGATAGCAAGTAACACTTGATAACATTTATCTGCGGCTTGGTAACTAATACCAATTTTATTAATACATTGATCATTCTAGCGAGCTAAATAACTCATTAACTGCGTTAAATATTTCTCATGTAGAATAACTACATAGCAAAAAATTTGCCTTGTTACTAAGCCATTTATCTGTCGCAATATCTAATCACCAATTTAATGCAATTGGTATAACACCACTATTGAAGAATAAATACAGCTTTATATCAGGTGAGTTCAATACTAATGTGATTGGCTATTGCTAAAGCAGGCAGTTTAGGTATGAAAGGAATAAGTTTATTAATTCGCGATTGCAAATGATGTTTTGCGCTCTCAACAGCTAGATAAGTAAATAAAAGCAGCGTTATACTGCTTTTACATAAATATCAGGTTTATGGATTTGCATCAGCGGTTTAGGGTTGGTAACTTGCTCAAAGCCATATTGGGTATAAAGAGAGTGGGCATCGCGAGTTGCAAGCATTGTTCGTCTTAAGCCTTGTAAGTCTGGGTGAGATATCACTTGCTCCATGATTTTTTTACTCAAGCCTTGCCCTCTAAATTCTGGCAATACAAATACATCAGCTAAATATCCAAAAGTTGCTTTATCTGTTATCACCCGCGCAAACGCTTGTAGCCCTAGTTGCTCATCTATTACTGCAAAATTCACACTGTTTTCTATGGCTGTTCTGAGTGTTGCTTTTGGAATATTCTCGGCCCAGTAAGAGTGGCAAATATAGTTATGTATGGTGTCAAAATGAAGAAGTATTTCGGGGGTGTTTGTTGTTAGGTACTGCACAATTTGGCTCCTTGTCGCGACATAGTTCATACATTTTGAACATATCACCAACTTGGAGCCAAGACTAGTTAATTTATCTGTGTCATTGCATACCTAAGTATTCGTAACTGGCTTGCAAACCAAGCGGAATACCTAATGCCCAATAAGCGAGTAAGAACAAGCTCCAGCCGATTAAAAACACAATTGAATATGGCAACATCATGGCAATTAAAGTACCGATACCAGTTCCTTTAACATACTTCTGACAGTACACAACCACCAGTGGGAAGTAAGGCATAAGTGGGGTGATGATATTAGAACTAGAGTCGCCAACACGATATGCCGCTTGACTAAGATCAGGCGAAATCCCCAGCTGCATTAACATAGGAACAAAAATAGGTCCTAATAACGCCCACTTTGCTGAACTTGACCCAACAAATAAGTTAACAAACGCGGTTAAAAAGATAATGCCAATAACCGTGACACTACTTGGCAAGGCCATAGCTTTTAGTACTTCTGCACCTTCAATCGCTAACAAGGCCCCCAAATTTGATTGCGCAAATGCAGCAATAAACAACGCACAGAAAAACGCCATAACGATGTAATAAGCCATGCTACCCATAGATTTGCTCATTGCATCAATCATATCTTTTGAAGACTTAAAAGTACCAGCCATAAAGCCAAATACCATGCCTGGGATCCAAAACAATAAGAAAATAAGCGGTACAATAGATTGCATTAATGGCGCACTAAAGTCAGTCAATGAGCCACTAGGGCTTCGCAGCGCAGAATCATCACCACTTGCTGCGTAAACTAACAACGCAAGACCTGCAATCATTACACTTGAAGCTACATAAAAACTTTTACGCTCTTTGTCTGTTACTTCATGAAACTCAGGAAGATTTTCTGTATCGCCATCAATAGGTGTGTCTTTTAAACGAGGTTCAATAATCTTATCTGTGATGTACCAGCCCAAAAGAATAATAAAAACACTAGAAGCTGAGGTAAAGAACCAGTTATTTAACGGGTTTATCGACATTTGAGGGTCGATAATGTGGGCAGCGCTTTGAGTAAAGCTTTGTAATAACGGATCGATACCAGATGGTATAAAGTTAGCACTAAAGCCACCACTTACACCCGCAAAAGCAGCCGCAATACCCGCCAATGGGTGGCGTCCCATTGCATAATAAATCACACCCGCGATTGGGATCACCAACACGTAACCCGCATCAGTTGCTGTGTGGCTAACGATTGCAATCAAAATGATTGATGGTGTAAGCAAAGACTGCGGGGTACGCTTTAACATCAACTTTAATCCCGCATTAATATAGCCTGAGTGCTCAGCAACACCCACCCCTAACATCGCAACCAACACCACGCCAAGTGGCGCAAAACCGGTAAACGTCTTAACCATAGAGGCTAAAAAACCAGCAAGTGCATCGCCACTGAGTAAGTTATGAATAACAATTGCTTGGCCAGTTCGAGGATCTATTGATTCAAATTGTGTGCTAGAAAACAGCCAAGATAGCAACCAAATCAACAACATAGAAAATAAA is a window encoding:
- a CDS encoding M1 family metallopeptidase, with the translated sequence MQSRLLTALMVTLIVCFSIKVQAYRLPSNDILEYQSVNLTLSPEQKTFKGQTTLDINYLQSTTTVSYHARALTIKSVKLTHQGQTHTLNIAKPNEFDIVTHQLAKPITGKAQLTIRYEGEISQNTMGLFVADQQSGSPYVFSQLQEMEARTVFPGFDAPDKKTRFEFSVDIPKQYDALHNTPVVSSLVQGERKIVRFAPSHKIYTDVLALAVGEFHSVELKDTPFNSVVYAPKNTALNLPTDMSELVSNTITFMERYLQYPFPYSKLDFFVAPINGLAAMENVGLIALNNHQIPELDADGFAMCRFRKLIAHEVVHMWFGNDITMNWYNDYWMNESFAEFFAAKAMQALYPQAMGCAFNPQSSAFFDDKHSARALRSEVKYRGDNEAIGQLAYTKGRSVLEMAELALGQAQFKTQMRAYVKQVAGANTSAPAFTAHFANTQWFEAFLNSFITQSNYPLLTLSKNDDQVFIQQSSFDSSQDKRWTIPLTLKIWNGKQLKTHKIVLGKVRMALTNVPANAQIFLDTNGVGYFRYLDNTGNGEFPVKKLSTAEQASYIDNQEALAMAAKVDFMTYIDSLVHIINTLPHNTLEVSNALSSLQNTFVTLIPESLSVGYAHYLRAQLPNINDWLPILANQNGGLWLELYGVHLGASSAITAAKQAYKNAPLSELAHRTAVLRVLVANAGEQEYQTVLSQFAQSEKHVKEDLLDALGYGNTHSQIQAFYDLLLSEATKGHDIDYRFQFPAFTPKHRAYVGQYIVKHKAAISQRIAGDKLQWFPYNFITACSAKEAELVKNTFADWQDVQGLDAKLNIVLETINECAGNSKSNLQSVRKVLAH
- a CDS encoding S1 family peptidase, coding for MAYSAKEAVSSISCNPAFSKKNGIKWLLLSMVIALSSCGSSRVYQGKELAIAYLNNSNELHTKQESELAGYQVRISYKAKDSNITSGMGVPITEQLIVTADHVVRDLEVGQGVNVQMGDLGRLSKPVTAKLIMRSPEKDLAYIKLSKHTLPSKAVPIWCDKQQLGDKVTMMKLTGAAKVSTASGTLSGITDRPRMTDSFNIKAAQNGAEPNSMLDEPVNFVLLHRNMQGGFSGGAMFNTNKNCVTGISSMVASFNDLAQPQRYESVKEALNRKYWSQNSKVLAFGIPTKTVLQYAKGL
- a CDS encoding helix-turn-helix domain-containing protein, whose product is MNTIRRNERVRKAQTMAARQYIPATIRRLRREMKLTQAQLGKSLVTPVDQATISNWESGKTELTACQLLDIMMLFGQPNFLSFIEQFEPVDIEEQRESA
- a CDS encoding helix-turn-helix domain-containing protein, with translation MSNTFATRLKQLRISVDESQINFAEMLEIPVPSYRKYEKGEREPTLSVISKFFEHPKTKAFAHWLITGENHPNATTNTPISDEFFTPTLSEEEFEKQFISKTKETLLFLCHLGWFKSTKTANFETSGKLLLRDLKPMLSGSFKKAKSA
- a CDS encoding peptidylprolyl isomerase encodes the protein MNKKMKCAALMASLLGSFAAQATIVEFQTSQGTFKVNLFDEITPKTVENFLSYVNNDSYQGTVIHRVETNFVVQGGGFYYDGKIPLNAVQTNAPVVNEPELSNVRGTIAMAKQSGQKDSATNQWFFNLSDNSANLDVQNGGFTVFGQVVDNGMEIVDKIAQIPLCGSTPLVDFSASQCTDKDTQPAGNNFITVNAITVIDDAPNSAQALTPKENTLIDAVPTDPDPEPSKPSSSSGGSMFISLMMLVGLIVTRKRG
- a CDS encoding GNAT family N-acetyltransferase, with the protein product MQYLTTNTPEILLHFDTIHNYICHSYWAENIPKATLRTAIENSVNFAVIDEQLGLQAFARVITDKATFGYLADVFVLPEFRGQGLSKKIMEQVISHPDLQGLRRTMLATRDAHSLYTQYGFEQVTNPKPLMQIHKPDIYVKAV
- a CDS encoding AbgT family transporter; this encodes MESQANSEVSNGAVARFLNFIERVGNKLPDPAMIFLFSMLLIWLLSWLFSSTQFESIDPRTGQAIVIHNLLSGDALAGFLASMVKTFTGFAPLGVVLVAMLGVGVAEHSGYINAGLKLMLKRTPQSLLTPSIILIAIVSHTATDAGYVLVIPIAGVIYYAMGRHPLAGIAAAFAGVSGGFSANFIPSGIDPLLQSFTQSAAHIIDPQMSINPLNNWFFTSASSVFIILLGWYITDKIIEPRLKDTPIDGDTENLPEFHEVTDKERKSFYVASSVMIAGLALLVYAASGDDSALRSPSGSLTDFSAPLMQSIVPLIFLLFWIPGMVFGFMAGTFKSSKDMIDAMSKSMGSMAYYIVMAFFCALFIAAFAQSNLGALLAIEGAEVLKAMALPSSVTVIGIIFLTAFVNLFVGSSSAKWALLGPIFVPMLMQLGISPDLSQAAYRVGDSSSNIITPLMPYFPLVVVYCQKYVKGTGIGTLIAMMLPYSIVFLIGWSLFLLAYWALGIPLGLQASYEYLGMQ